One segment of Leguminivora glycinivorella isolate SPB_JAAS2020 chromosome 12, LegGlyc_1.1, whole genome shotgun sequence DNA contains the following:
- the LOC125231671 gene encoding uncharacterized protein LOC125231671 isoform X1, with the protein MNPYKDLEESSFTAAPHLTYEDIATKLLKDHYFLTALELHTELVESGKELPQLREFFSNPGNFEQHVSRASEFVSMHRSPSQATLDSLDTARYSEDGGGDRGGSGGDVAVLEFELRKAKETIHSLRANLTQFADGESALDKNSKDPFNKRSLKPHERRALNFLINEYLLLQDYKLTSITFSDENPDQDFEDWDDVGLNMPRPSGLVTLFWGNSAVNVPKTDASTETDWQSSDMECQTECDDNVCVSCQTSFQNDTDWNHEILIQAEEIELLKQKIILLETEKLNFQKLYDAAIVSLNSLTSPASESKGLELHIPEDKVAQVVETIESRPLPCTAMENHYGSGQSTHSVTPDQFEMIDSEKNSAIIRKEGSNTSSFEPALIGDVTSRGSPTHGSVTTLDDTLSMNDAAEWTRVHYDYDCKEMWIDRSVPTTHGGVTTQHDAAEWTRVHNDYDCREMWIDSGLPNTLKLSLINWCSETLSLNEPLTNDLLAELVNSEKPVTLSGLLTLVADTMPKVLPHTLVARRCEAAALLASCAALLPPGDARRARTLQTLLTLVKKPEPADTRAICEASCLIVKWGGAGEVLSSIAELLASRSTERRILASQICVAIAPYVPIELCTSLLLSLVTLMCESSELEIRSIGLKSACLICPVAEHKYGQLENLMFSFLKDPVDKNVKDAVRIFVPLLARSALISGKFSSELFTRILSNLIKASKENESKSVILYLEIMRVLVLSTLAYVANVQIVREVTPICDTSVILQDVLLESENDSFMDLQCYFTDNVDGKGLLVAMNSLVKKDVRWAEVNWFIDIVKQILEIATNGKALNHPTIYELLISLFSSYVDNFGAQFTLSVLAPIFMDIISDLELKMEKLHSVNVDYTVVVGVYLVALLPAQGDLGQQAEFLQKWIVYSSIRGLPVKMFSIPLKWTAKHRPLLLESYLQHLREFTAHSSAGSRVYTSTLLAELLSVCDVDEGSIERQLIPTVMALLNDDDASVRESAITCWGSVTRACLIHSYSSEAQCWPPMEQIISTGRLSVKEVARAAEALALLVLPTAETAIVSERAVSLLCTLAGLCTSPENVCALTPGLQLAAHHAAHHPALLPALRKLEEIVQTPGFTQYKPSIEVLLHNVTGAALEPPREPPRQSNMAAAQEVGRRVSLMFQQKTNMMPNIFKKKT; encoded by the exons ATGAATCCATATAAGGATCTCGAAGAAAGTTCTTTCACAGCCGCTCCTCACCTGACCTACGAAGATATAGCCACAAAATTGCTGAAagatcattattttttaacggCTCTAGAACTACACACGGAGCTCGTGGAGAGCGGTAAAGAATTGCCGCAATTAAGGGAGTTCTTTTCTAATCCGGGAAACTTCGAACAACATGTTTCTAGAGCCTCTGAGTTTGTGTCCATGC ATCGTTCGCCGAGCCAGGCGACGTTGGACTCCCTGGACACCGCGCGGTACTCGGAGGATGGCGGCGGGGACCGCGGTGGCAGTGGCGGTGATGTGGCGGTCTTGGAATTTGAGTTGAGGAAAGCAAAGGAAACTATTCATTCTCTGAGAGCTAATCTTACTCAATTTGCTG ATGGTGAATCAGCACTAGACAAAAACTCAAAGGACCCATTCAACAAGCGTTCCCTGAAACCTCATGAGCGGAGAGCCCTCAACTTCCTAATTAATGAATACCTGCTGCTACAGGATTATAAGCTCACCTCTATTACGTTTTCTGATGAAAATCCCGATCAG GATTTCGAAGATTGGGACGATGTAGGTCTAAACATGCCTCGGCCGTCGGGTCTAGTGACCCTATTCTGGGGTAATTCCGCCGTAAATGTCCCAAAGACCGACGCGAGTACAGAAACAGACTGGCAAAGTTCGGATATGGAATGCCAGACTGAGTGCGATGACAATGTGTGTGTCAGTTGCCAGACGTCGTTTCAGAATGATACTGATTGGAATCATGAG ATACTCATTCAAGCAGAAGAAATAGAACTActcaaacaaaaaatcatacTCCTAGAAAcagaaaaactaaattttcaaaaactataTGACGCCGCTATAGTTAGTCTAAACTCCTTAACCAGTCCTGCGTCAGAAAGTAAAGGATTAGAACTTCATATACCTGAAGATAAGGTGGCTCAAGTGGTTGAAACTATTGAGAGTAGGCCGTTGCCCTGTACGGCGATGGAGAATCATTACGGCAGTGGGCAGTCTACTCACAGTGTTACTCCGGACCAGTTTGAAATGATTGATAGTGAGAAGAATAGTgctat AATAAGAAAAGAAGGCTCAAACACCAGCTCCTTCGAGCCGGCTCTGATCGGTGACGTCACAAGCCGAGGCTCCCCAACGCACGGGAGCGTCACGACACTCGACGACACGCTTAGCATGAACGACGCGGCCGAGTGGACGCGAGTACATTACGACTACGACTGCAAGGAAATGTGGATCGACAGGTCAGTGCCGACAACGCACGGGGGCGTCACGACACAACACGACGCGGCCGAGTGGACGCGAGTACATAACGACTACGACTGCAGGGAGATGTGGATCGACAG CGGTCTACCAAACACCTTAAAGTTATCCTTAATAAACTGGTGCAGCGAAACTCTGAGCCTGAACGAGCCTTTGACCAACGACTTATTGGCCGAACTG GTCAACAGTGAGAAACCGGTCACGCTGTCTGGACTGCTTACGTTGGTCGCTGATACGATGCCTAAG GTGCTCCCTCACACACTAGTGGCTCGCCGTTGCGAAGCGGCGGCTCTGTTGGCAAGTTGCGCCGCGCTGCTCCCGCCAGGCGACGCAAGAAGAGCGCGGACCTTGCAGACTCTGCTCACGCTAGTGAAGAAACCTGAGCCGGCGGACACGCGTGCTATTTGTGAAG CGTCATGTCTCATAGTGAAATGGGGCGGCGCCGGCGAGGTCCTATCATCCATCGCCGAACTACTCGCTTCCCGCTCCACCGAACGACGAATATTAGCCAGCCAAATATGCGTAGCCATCGCCCCTTACGTCCCCATAGAGCTATGCACATCTCTCCTACTCAGCCTAGTTACACTAATGTGTGAATCCAGCGAACTGGAGATAAGAAGTATTGGGTTGAAATCGGCTTGTTTGATATGTCCTGTGGCGGAACATAAGTATGGACAGTTGGAGAATCTCATGTTTAGTTTTTTGAAGGACCCGGTGGATAAGAATGTTAAGGATGCTGTTAGGATATTTGTTCCGCTGTTGGCGAGGAGCGCTTTAATTTCAG GAAAATTCTCGTCAGAACTATTCACCCGAATACTATCGAATTTAATAAAAGCAAGCAAAGAGAACGAATCAAAGagtgttatattatatttagaaaTAATGAGAGTACTAGTTTTATCGACGTTGGCCTACGTAGCGAATGTACAAATCGTTAGAGAAGTTACCCCTATCTGTGATACGAGTGTTATATTGCAAGATGTGTTGTTGGAGAGTGAAAATGATAGTTTTATGGACCTGCAGTGTTATTTTACGGATAATGTGGATGGGAAGGGACTGTTGGTCGCGATGAATAGTTTGGTGAAGAAGGATGTCAGATGGGCGGAGGTGAATTGGTTTATTGATAT AGTTAAACAAATTTTAGAAATAGCAACGAACGGCAAAGCGCTCAACCACCCCACGATATACGAGCTCCTAATATCGCTATTCAGCAGTTACGTGGATAACTTCGGAGCACAGTTCACACTGAGCGTACTCGCGCCTATATTCATGGATATAATATCGGATTTGGAGCTGAAAATGGAGAAGCTTCATAGTGTGAACGTAGATTATACGGTGGTCGTGGGAGTGTATCTAGTTGCGTTGTTGCCGGCGCAAGGAGATTTGGGGCAACAAGCGGAATTCTTACAAAA ATGGATTGTGTACAGCAGTATACGGGGGCTTCCCGTGAAGATGTTCTCCATCCCCTTAAAATGGACGGCGAAACACAGACCGCTGTTGTTAGAGTCTTATTTACAACACCTCAGAGAGT TCACAGCTCACAGCAGCGCCGGTAGTCGCGTATACACTAGCACGTTACTAGCGGAACTCCTCAGTGTATGTGACGTGGACGAGGGCAGTATAGAGCGGCAACTTATTCCTACTGTCATGGCGCTGCTTAACGATGATGACGC cTCGGTCCGAGAATCCGCCATCACCTGTTGGGGCAGCGTCACCCGCGCCTGCCTTATACACAGCTACTCCAGCGAAGCGCAATGTTGGCCGCCCATGGAACAAATTATATCCACTGGGCGACTCTCGGTCAAAGAGGTAGCTAGGGCTGCTGAAGCGCTAGCCTTGCTGGTTCTACCTACTGCTGAAACCGCTATCGTGTCTGAGAGAG CGGTGTCTCTCCTATGCACGTTGGCAGGGCTCTGTACATCCCCCGAGAACGTGTGCGCATTAACACCGGGGCTGCAGCTGGCAGCGCATCACGCAGCGCACCACCCCGCACTACTACCAGCTTTAAG AAAACTCGAAGAGATAGTCCAGACCCCCGGCTTCACTCAATACAAGCCATCCATCGAGGTCCTCCTCCACAACGTGACAGGGGCGGCACTGGAACCACCAAGAGAACCGCCGCGACAATCCAACATGGCTGCCGCACAAGAAGTTGGTCGACGCGTCTCCTTAATGTTTCAGCAGAAGACTAATATGATGcccaatatatttaaaaagaaGACGTAG
- the LOC125231671 gene encoding RAB11-binding protein RELCH homolog isoform X3 — protein MNPYKDLEESSFTAAPHLTYEDIATKLLKDHYFLTALELHTELVESGKELPQLREFFSNPGNFEQHVSRASEFVSMHRSPSQATLDSLDTARYSEDGGGDRGGSGGDVAVLEFELRKAKETIHSLRANLTQFADGESALDKNSKDPFNKRSLKPHERRALNFLINEYLLLQDYKLTSITFSDENPDQDFEDWDDVGLNMPRPSGLVTLFWGNSAVNVPKTDASTETDWQSSDMECQTECDDNVCVSCQTSFQNDTDWNHEILIQAEEIELLKQKIILLETEKLNFQKLYDAAIVSLNSLTSPASESKGLELHIPEDKVAQVVETIESRPLPCTAMENHYGSGQSTHSVTPDQFEMIDSEKNSAIIRKEGSNTSSFEPALIGDVTSRGSPTHGSVTTLDDTLSMNDAAEWTRVHYDYDCKEMWIDSGLPNTLKLSLINWCSETLSLNEPLTNDLLAELVNSEKPVTLSGLLTLVADTMPKVLPHTLVARRCEAAALLASCAALLPPGDARRARTLQTLLTLVKKPEPADTRAICEASCLIVKWGGAGEVLSSIAELLASRSTERRILASQICVAIAPYVPIELCTSLLLSLVTLMCESSELEIRSIGLKSACLICPVAEHKYGQLENLMFSFLKDPVDKNVKDAVRIFVPLLARSALISGKFSSELFTRILSNLIKASKENESKSVILYLEIMRVLVLSTLAYVANVQIVREVTPICDTSVILQDVLLESENDSFMDLQCYFTDNVDGKGLLVAMNSLVKKDVRWAEVNWFIDIVKQILEIATNGKALNHPTIYELLISLFSSYVDNFGAQFTLSVLAPIFMDIISDLELKMEKLHSVNVDYTVVVGVYLVALLPAQGDLGQQAEFLQKWIVYSSIRGLPVKMFSIPLKWTAKHRPLLLESYLQHLREFTAHSSAGSRVYTSTLLAELLSVCDVDEGSIERQLIPTVMALLNDDDASVRESAITCWGSVTRACLIHSYSSEAQCWPPMEQIISTGRLSVKEVARAAEALALLVLPTAETAIVSERAVSLLCTLAGLCTSPENVCALTPGLQLAAHHAAHHPALLPALRKLEEIVQTPGFTQYKPSIEVLLHNVTGAALEPPREPPRQSNMAAAQEVGRRVSLMFQQKTNMMPNIFKKKT, from the exons ATGAATCCATATAAGGATCTCGAAGAAAGTTCTTTCACAGCCGCTCCTCACCTGACCTACGAAGATATAGCCACAAAATTGCTGAAagatcattattttttaacggCTCTAGAACTACACACGGAGCTCGTGGAGAGCGGTAAAGAATTGCCGCAATTAAGGGAGTTCTTTTCTAATCCGGGAAACTTCGAACAACATGTTTCTAGAGCCTCTGAGTTTGTGTCCATGC ATCGTTCGCCGAGCCAGGCGACGTTGGACTCCCTGGACACCGCGCGGTACTCGGAGGATGGCGGCGGGGACCGCGGTGGCAGTGGCGGTGATGTGGCGGTCTTGGAATTTGAGTTGAGGAAAGCAAAGGAAACTATTCATTCTCTGAGAGCTAATCTTACTCAATTTGCTG ATGGTGAATCAGCACTAGACAAAAACTCAAAGGACCCATTCAACAAGCGTTCCCTGAAACCTCATGAGCGGAGAGCCCTCAACTTCCTAATTAATGAATACCTGCTGCTACAGGATTATAAGCTCACCTCTATTACGTTTTCTGATGAAAATCCCGATCAG GATTTCGAAGATTGGGACGATGTAGGTCTAAACATGCCTCGGCCGTCGGGTCTAGTGACCCTATTCTGGGGTAATTCCGCCGTAAATGTCCCAAAGACCGACGCGAGTACAGAAACAGACTGGCAAAGTTCGGATATGGAATGCCAGACTGAGTGCGATGACAATGTGTGTGTCAGTTGCCAGACGTCGTTTCAGAATGATACTGATTGGAATCATGAG ATACTCATTCAAGCAGAAGAAATAGAACTActcaaacaaaaaatcatacTCCTAGAAAcagaaaaactaaattttcaaaaactataTGACGCCGCTATAGTTAGTCTAAACTCCTTAACCAGTCCTGCGTCAGAAAGTAAAGGATTAGAACTTCATATACCTGAAGATAAGGTGGCTCAAGTGGTTGAAACTATTGAGAGTAGGCCGTTGCCCTGTACGGCGATGGAGAATCATTACGGCAGTGGGCAGTCTACTCACAGTGTTACTCCGGACCAGTTTGAAATGATTGATAGTGAGAAGAATAGTgctat AATAAGAAAAGAAGGCTCAAACACCAGCTCCTTCGAGCCGGCTCTGATCGGTGACGTCACAAGCCGAGGCTCCCCAACGCACGGGAGCGTCACGACACTCGACGACACGCTTAGCATGAACGACGCGGCCGAGTGGACGCGAGTACATTACGACTACGACTGCAAGGAAATGTGGATCGACAG CGGTCTACCAAACACCTTAAAGTTATCCTTAATAAACTGGTGCAGCGAAACTCTGAGCCTGAACGAGCCTTTGACCAACGACTTATTGGCCGAACTGGTCAACAGTGAGAAACCGGTCACGCTGTCTGGACTCCTTACGTTGGTCGCTGATACGATGCCTAAG GTGCTCCCTCACACACTAGTGGCTCGCCGTTGCGAAGCGGCGGCTCTGTTGGCAAGTTGCGCCGCGCTGCTCCCGCCAGGCGACGCAAGAAGAGCGCGGACCTTGCAGACTCTGCTCACGCTAGTGAAGAAACCTGAGCCGGCGGACACGCGTGCTATTTGTGAAG CGTCATGTCTCATAGTGAAATGGGGCGGCGCCGGCGAGGTCCTATCATCCATCGCCGAACTACTCGCTTCCCGCTCCACCGAACGACGAATATTAGCCAGCCAAATATGCGTAGCCATCGCCCCTTACGTCCCCATAGAGCTATGCACATCTCTCCTACTCAGCCTAGTTACACTAATGTGTGAATCCAGCGAACTGGAGATAAGAAGTATTGGGTTGAAATCGGCTTGTTTGATATGTCCTGTGGCGGAACATAAGTATGGACAGTTGGAGAATCTCATGTTTAGTTTTTTGAAGGACCCGGTGGATAAGAATGTTAAGGATGCTGTTAGGATATTTGTTCCGCTGTTGGCGAGGAGCGCTTTAATTTCAG GAAAATTCTCGTCAGAACTATTCACCCGAATACTATCGAATTTAATAAAAGCAAGCAAAGAGAACGAATCAAAGagtgttatattatatttagaaaTAATGAGAGTACTAGTTTTATCGACGTTGGCCTACGTAGCGAATGTACAAATCGTTAGAGAAGTTACCCCTATCTGTGATACGAGTGTTATATTGCAAGATGTGTTGTTGGAGAGTGAAAATGATAGTTTTATGGACCTGCAGTGTTATTTTACGGATAATGTGGATGGGAAGGGACTGTTGGTCGCGATGAATAGTTTGGTGAAGAAGGATGTCAGATGGGCGGAGGTGAATTGGTTTATTGATAT AGTTAAACAAATTTTAGAAATAGCAACGAACGGCAAAGCGCTCAACCACCCCACGATATACGAGCTCCTAATATCGCTATTCAGCAGTTACGTGGATAACTTCGGAGCACAGTTCACACTGAGCGTACTCGCGCCTATATTCATGGATATAATATCGGATTTGGAGCTGAAAATGGAGAAGCTTCATAGTGTGAACGTAGATTATACGGTGGTCGTGGGAGTGTATCTAGTTGCGTTGTTGCCGGCGCAAGGAGATTTGGGGCAACAAGCGGAATTCTTACAAAA ATGGATTGTGTACAGCAGTATACGGGGGCTTCCCGTGAAGATGTTCTCCATCCCCTTAAAATGGACGGCGAAACACAGACCGCTGTTGTTAGAGTCTTATTTACAACACCTCAGAGAGT TCACAGCTCACAGCAGCGCCGGTAGTCGCGTATACACTAGCACGTTACTAGCGGAACTCCTCAGTGTATGTGACGTGGACGAGGGCAGTATAGAGCGGCAACTTATTCCTACTGTCATGGCGCTGCTTAACGATGATGACGC cTCGGTCCGAGAATCCGCCATCACCTGTTGGGGCAGCGTCACCCGCGCCTGCCTTATACACAGCTACTCCAGCGAAGCGCAATGTTGGCCGCCCATGGAACAAATTATATCCACTGGGCGACTCTCGGTCAAAGAGGTAGCTAGGGCTGCTGAAGCGCTAGCCTTGCTGGTTCTACCTACTGCTGAAACCGCTATCGTGTCTGAGAGAG CGGTGTCTCTCCTATGCACGTTGGCAGGGCTCTGTACATCCCCCGAGAACGTGTGCGCATTAACACCGGGGCTGCAGCTGGCAGCGCATCACGCAGCGCACCACCCCGCACTACTACCAGCTTTAAG AAAACTCGAAGAGATAGTCCAGACCCCCGGCTTCACTCAATACAAGCCATCCATCGAGGTCCTCCTCCACAACGTGACAGGGGCGGCACTGGAACCACCAAGAGAACCGCCGCGACAATCCAACATGGCTGCCGCACAAGAAGTTGGTCGACGCGTCTCCTTAATGTTTCAGCAGAAGACTAATATGATGcccaatatatttaaaaagaaGACGTAG
- the LOC125231671 gene encoding uncharacterized protein LOC125231671 isoform X2, producing the protein MNPYKDLEESSFTAAPHLTYEDIATKLLKDHYFLTALELHTELVESGKELPQLREFFSNPGNFEQHVSRASEFVSMHRSPSQATLDSLDTARYSEDGGGDRGGSGGDVAVLEFELRKAKETIHSLRANLTQFADGESALDKNSKDPFNKRSLKPHERRALNFLINEYLLLQDYKLTSITFSDENPDQDFEDWDDVGLNMPRPSGLVTLFWGNSAVNVPKTDASTETDWQSSDMECQTECDDNVCVSCQTSFQNDTDWNHEILIQAEEIELLKQKIILLETEKLNFQKLYDAAIVSLNSLTSPASESKGLELHIPEDKVAQVVETIESRPLPCTAMENHYGSGQSTHSVTPDQFEMIDSEKNSAIIRKEGSNTSSFEPALIGDVTSRGSPTHGSVTTLDDTLSMNDAAEWTRVHYDYDCKEMWIDRSVPTTHGGVTTQHDAAEWTRVHNDYDCREMWIDSGLPNTLKLSLINWCSETLSLNEPLTNDLLAELVNSEKPVTLSGLLTLVADTMPKVLPHTLVARRCEAAALLASCAALLPPGDARRARTLQTLLTLVKKPEPADTRAICEASCLIVKWGGAGEVLSSIAELLASRSTERRILASQICVAIAPYVPIELCTSLLLSLVTLMCESSELEIRSIGLKSACLICPVAEHKYGQLENLMFSFLKDPVDKNVKDAVRIFVPLLARSALISGKFSSELFTRILSNLIKASKENESKSVILYLEIMRVLVLSTLAYVANVQIVREVTPICDTSVILQDVLLESENDSFMDLQCYFTDNVDGKGLLVAMNSLVKKDVRWAEVNWFIDIVKQILEIATNGKALNHPTIYELLISLFSSYVDNFGAQFTLSVLAPIFMDIISDLELKMEKLHSVNVDYTVVVGVYLVALLPAQGDLGQQAEFLQKWIVYSSIRGLPVKMFSIPLKWTAKHRPLLLESYLQHLREFTAHSSAGSRVYTSTLLAELLSVCDVDEGSIERQLIPTVMALLNDDDASVRESAITCWGSVTRACLIHSYSSEAQCWPPMEQIISTGRLSVKEVARAAEALALLVLPTAETAIVSERAVSLLCTLAGLCTSPENVCALTPGLQLAAHHAAHHPALLPALRKLEEIVQTPGFTQYKPSIEVLLHNVTGAALEPPREPPRQSNMAAAQEVGRRVSLMFQQKTNMMPNIFKKKT; encoded by the exons ATGAATCCATATAAGGATCTCGAAGAAAGTTCTTTCACAGCCGCTCCTCACCTGACCTACGAAGATATAGCCACAAAATTGCTGAAagatcattattttttaacggCTCTAGAACTACACACGGAGCTCGTGGAGAGCGGTAAAGAATTGCCGCAATTAAGGGAGTTCTTTTCTAATCCGGGAAACTTCGAACAACATGTTTCTAGAGCCTCTGAGTTTGTGTCCATGC ATCGTTCGCCGAGCCAGGCGACGTTGGACTCCCTGGACACCGCGCGGTACTCGGAGGATGGCGGCGGGGACCGCGGTGGCAGTGGCGGTGATGTGGCGGTCTTGGAATTTGAGTTGAGGAAAGCAAAGGAAACTATTCATTCTCTGAGAGCTAATCTTACTCAATTTGCTG ATGGTGAATCAGCACTAGACAAAAACTCAAAGGACCCATTCAACAAGCGTTCCCTGAAACCTCATGAGCGGAGAGCCCTCAACTTCCTAATTAATGAATACCTGCTGCTACAGGATTATAAGCTCACCTCTATTACGTTTTCTGATGAAAATCCCGATCAG GATTTCGAAGATTGGGACGATGTAGGTCTAAACATGCCTCGGCCGTCGGGTCTAGTGACCCTATTCTGGGGTAATTCCGCCGTAAATGTCCCAAAGACCGACGCGAGTACAGAAACAGACTGGCAAAGTTCGGATATGGAATGCCAGACTGAGTGCGATGACAATGTGTGTGTCAGTTGCCAGACGTCGTTTCAGAATGATACTGATTGGAATCATGAG ATACTCATTCAAGCAGAAGAAATAGAACTActcaaacaaaaaatcatacTCCTAGAAAcagaaaaactaaattttcaaaaactataTGACGCCGCTATAGTTAGTCTAAACTCCTTAACCAGTCCTGCGTCAGAAAGTAAAGGATTAGAACTTCATATACCTGAAGATAAGGTGGCTCAAGTGGTTGAAACTATTGAGAGTAGGCCGTTGCCCTGTACGGCGATGGAGAATCATTACGGCAGTGGGCAGTCTACTCACAGTGTTACTCCGGACCAGTTTGAAATGATTGATAGTGAGAAGAATAGTgctat AATAAGAAAAGAAGGCTCAAACACCAGCTCCTTCGAGCCGGCTCTGATCGGTGACGTCACAAGCCGAGGCTCCCCAACGCACGGGAGCGTCACGACACTCGACGACACGCTTAGCATGAACGACGCGGCCGAGTGGACGCGAGTACATTACGACTACGACTGCAAGGAAATGTGGATCGACAGGTCAGTGCCGACAACGCACGGGGGCGTCACGACACAACACGACGCGGCCGAGTGGACGCGAGTACATAACGACTACGACTGCAGGGAGATGTGGATCGACAG CGGTCTACCAAACACCTTAAAGTTATCCTTAATAAACTGGTGCAGCGAAACTCTGAGCCTGAACGAGCCTTTGACCAACGACTTATTGGCCGAACTGGTCAACAGTGAGAAACCGGTCACGCTGTCTGGACTCCTTACGTTGGTCGCTGATACGATGCCTAAG GTGCTCCCTCACACACTAGTGGCTCGCCGTTGCGAAGCGGCGGCTCTGTTGGCAAGTTGCGCCGCGCTGCTCCCGCCAGGCGACGCAAGAAGAGCGCGGACCTTGCAGACTCTGCTCACGCTAGTGAAGAAACCTGAGCCGGCGGACACGCGTGCTATTTGTGAAG CGTCATGTCTCATAGTGAAATGGGGCGGCGCCGGCGAGGTCCTATCATCCATCGCCGAACTACTCGCTTCCCGCTCCACCGAACGACGAATATTAGCCAGCCAAATATGCGTAGCCATCGCCCCTTACGTCCCCATAGAGCTATGCACATCTCTCCTACTCAGCCTAGTTACACTAATGTGTGAATCCAGCGAACTGGAGATAAGAAGTATTGGGTTGAAATCGGCTTGTTTGATATGTCCTGTGGCGGAACATAAGTATGGACAGTTGGAGAATCTCATGTTTAGTTTTTTGAAGGACCCGGTGGATAAGAATGTTAAGGATGCTGTTAGGATATTTGTTCCGCTGTTGGCGAGGAGCGCTTTAATTTCAG GAAAATTCTCGTCAGAACTATTCACCCGAATACTATCGAATTTAATAAAAGCAAGCAAAGAGAACGAATCAAAGagtgttatattatatttagaaaTAATGAGAGTACTAGTTTTATCGACGTTGGCCTACGTAGCGAATGTACAAATCGTTAGAGAAGTTACCCCTATCTGTGATACGAGTGTTATATTGCAAGATGTGTTGTTGGAGAGTGAAAATGATAGTTTTATGGACCTGCAGTGTTATTTTACGGATAATGTGGATGGGAAGGGACTGTTGGTCGCGATGAATAGTTTGGTGAAGAAGGATGTCAGATGGGCGGAGGTGAATTGGTTTATTGATAT AGTTAAACAAATTTTAGAAATAGCAACGAACGGCAAAGCGCTCAACCACCCCACGATATACGAGCTCCTAATATCGCTATTCAGCAGTTACGTGGATAACTTCGGAGCACAGTTCACACTGAGCGTACTCGCGCCTATATTCATGGATATAATATCGGATTTGGAGCTGAAAATGGAGAAGCTTCATAGTGTGAACGTAGATTATACGGTGGTCGTGGGAGTGTATCTAGTTGCGTTGTTGCCGGCGCAAGGAGATTTGGGGCAACAAGCGGAATTCTTACAAAA ATGGATTGTGTACAGCAGTATACGGGGGCTTCCCGTGAAGATGTTCTCCATCCCCTTAAAATGGACGGCGAAACACAGACCGCTGTTGTTAGAGTCTTATTTACAACACCTCAGAGAGT TCACAGCTCACAGCAGCGCCGGTAGTCGCGTATACACTAGCACGTTACTAGCGGAACTCCTCAGTGTATGTGACGTGGACGAGGGCAGTATAGAGCGGCAACTTATTCCTACTGTCATGGCGCTGCTTAACGATGATGACGC cTCGGTCCGAGAATCCGCCATCACCTGTTGGGGCAGCGTCACCCGCGCCTGCCTTATACACAGCTACTCCAGCGAAGCGCAATGTTGGCCGCCCATGGAACAAATTATATCCACTGGGCGACTCTCGGTCAAAGAGGTAGCTAGGGCTGCTGAAGCGCTAGCCTTGCTGGTTCTACCTACTGCTGAAACCGCTATCGTGTCTGAGAGAG CGGTGTCTCTCCTATGCACGTTGGCAGGGCTCTGTACATCCCCCGAGAACGTGTGCGCATTAACACCGGGGCTGCAGCTGGCAGCGCATCACGCAGCGCACCACCCCGCACTACTACCAGCTTTAAG AAAACTCGAAGAGATAGTCCAGACCCCCGGCTTCACTCAATACAAGCCATCCATCGAGGTCCTCCTCCACAACGTGACAGGGGCGGCACTGGAACCACCAAGAGAACCGCCGCGACAATCCAACATGGCTGCCGCACAAGAAGTTGGTCGACGCGTCTCCTTAATGTTTCAGCAGAAGACTAATATGATGcccaatatatttaaaaagaaGACGTAG